The following are encoded together in the Xylanivirga thermophila genome:
- a CDS encoding DUF4258 domain-containing protein: MNCLLNGEIIEYYEDDYSYPSCLVLGSTDDNKSIHILCALEGDSIWMITA; the protein is encoded by the coding sequence ATAAATTGTCTTTTAAATGGAGAAATTATAGAATATTATGAAGATGATTATTCCTATCCCAGCTGTCTTGTATTAGGTAGCACAGATGACAATAAAAGTATTCATATTTTATGTGCTTTAGAAGGGGATAGTATTTGGATGATAACAGCCTAA